Proteins from one Deinococcus actinosclerus genomic window:
- the tkt gene encoding transketolase: MSSDIPQLSVNTIRTLSIDGVQAANSGHPGAPLGAAPMAYVVWQDYLRFNPQHPEWPGRDRFVLSAGHASMLIYSLLHLTGYDLSLDELKNFRQWGSKTPGHPEFFHTPGLDATTGPLGQGAAMTVGMAMAEAHLAARYNRPEFPIFDNHTYAILGDGDLQEGVNHEAAALAGHLRLNKLIWLHDDNQVQLDTPTSKAESDDIAARYVAYGWNVQKVADGNDLDAIRAAVKEAQTSDRPTLIQVRTVIGFASPRAGTSKAHGEPLGAEGVAETKAALGWDYPPFTVPEEVKAHMDARERGAKFEADWNALMDGYRAAHPELAAEVDAMLKRELPANLADALPSYEVGGKGVATRNASGEVINALAKVLPGLMGGSADLSGSTKTTIKDGGEMQSGSMAGRNVLFGVREFGMAAAANGLSLYGGLHPMVGTFLVFADYLKPAFRLSAIQMQPVTYVLTHDSIGLGEDGPTHQPIEQIAMLRAVPGAHVIRPADANETAAAWQMALEYDKGPTALALTRQDLPILPRNHAGVKKGAYVVRDADGAQVILIASGSEVSLALDSAEALAAEGIQARVVSMPCMEVFRTQDRSYRDSVLTPGVKRIAIEAAAKGPWYEWVGTDGAVIGMDTFGASAPASVLFEKFGFSVQNVSKVVKSVL, translated from the coding sequence ATGTCCAGCGACATCCCACAGCTGAGCGTCAACACCATCCGCACCCTGAGCATCGACGGCGTGCAGGCCGCCAACAGCGGCCACCCCGGCGCGCCCCTGGGCGCCGCGCCCATGGCGTACGTCGTCTGGCAGGACTACCTGCGCTTCAACCCCCAGCACCCGGAATGGCCCGGCCGTGACCGCTTCGTGCTGTCCGCCGGGCACGCCAGCATGCTGATCTACAGCCTGCTGCACCTCACCGGGTACGACCTCTCGCTGGACGAACTGAAGAACTTCCGCCAGTGGGGCAGCAAGACCCCGGGCCACCCCGAGTTCTTCCACACCCCCGGCCTCGACGCCACCACCGGCCCCCTCGGCCAGGGCGCCGCGATGACCGTCGGCATGGCGATGGCCGAGGCGCACCTCGCCGCGCGCTACAACCGCCCCGAGTTCCCCATCTTCGACAACCACACCTACGCCATCCTGGGCGACGGTGACCTGCAGGAAGGCGTGAACCACGAGGCCGCCGCCCTGGCCGGGCACCTGCGCCTGAACAAGCTGATCTGGCTGCACGACGACAACCAGGTGCAGCTCGACACGCCCACCAGCAAGGCCGAGAGCGACGACATCGCCGCCCGCTACGTCGCGTACGGCTGGAACGTCCAGAAGGTCGCCGACGGCAACGACCTGGACGCCATCCGCGCCGCCGTGAAGGAAGCGCAGACCAGCGACCGCCCCACCCTGATCCAGGTGCGCACCGTGATCGGTTTCGCCAGCCCCCGCGCCGGCACCAGCAAGGCCCACGGCGAACCCCTGGGCGCCGAGGGTGTGGCGGAGACCAAGGCCGCGCTGGGCTGGGACTACCCGCCCTTCACCGTGCCCGAGGAAGTCAAGGCGCACATGGACGCCCGTGAACGCGGCGCGAAATTCGAGGCCGACTGGAACGCCCTGATGGACGGCTACCGCGCCGCGCACCCCGAACTGGCCGCCGAAGTCGACGCGATGCTCAAGCGCGAACTGCCCGCCAACCTCGCCGACGCCCTGCCCAGCTACGAGGTGGGCGGCAAGGGCGTCGCCACCCGCAACGCCAGCGGTGAGGTCATCAACGCCCTGGCCAAGGTCCTCCCCGGCCTGATGGGCGGCAGCGCCGACCTCTCGGGCAGCACGAAGACCACCATCAAGGACGGCGGCGAGATGCAGAGCGGCAGCATGGCCGGCCGCAACGTCCTGTTCGGCGTGCGCGAGTTCGGGATGGCCGCCGCCGCGAACGGCCTGAGCCTGTACGGCGGCCTGCACCCCATGGTCGGCACGTTCCTGGTGTTCGCGGACTACCTCAAGCCCGCCTTCCGCCTCAGCGCCATCCAGATGCAGCCCGTCACCTACGTCCTCACGCACGACAGCATCGGCCTGGGCGAGGACGGCCCCACCCACCAGCCCATCGAGCAGATCGCCATGCTCCGCGCCGTCCCCGGCGCCCACGTCATCCGCCCCGCCGACGCCAACGAGACGGCCGCCGCGTGGCAGATGGCCCTCGAGTACGACAAGGGCCCCACCGCCCTGGCCCTCACCCGCCAGGACCTCCCGATCCTGCCCCGCAACCACGCGGGCGTGAAGAAGGGCGCGTACGTCGTCCGCGACGCTGACGGCGCGCAGGTCATCCTGATCGCCTCCGGCAGCGAGGTCAGCCTCGCCCTGGACTCCGCCGAGGCGCTGGCCGCCGAGGGGATCCAGGCGCGCGTGGTCAGCATGCCCTGCATGGAAGTCTTCCGCACCCAGGACCGCAGCTACCGCGACAGCGTCCTCACCCCCGGCGTCAAACGCATCGCCATCGAGGCCGCTGCCAAGGGCCCCTGGTACGAGTGGGTCGGCACCGACGGCGCCGTCATCGGCATGGACACCTTCGGCGCCAGCGCCCCCGCCAG
- a CDS encoding GNAT family N-acetyltransferase, giving the protein MLLRSPEPADAYAAALLLNSTQEPHFHTTSARLCTTWDRHPTRTLVVGEPGQPRGLLTLWAPEFQPTHLWIGLHLHPDHRADDTAPTLMHAARDAARAQGRTHLWLSVREDYLSTAPDLPTLGLREVHRTFGGGLHLRGWTDPTPDLRQELEARGYHFTPAQPHADDPRLHDLYARTRDHKVTAAPTIPEASPTLTGEDGLWDAAYLAWRGEALVGLSLPERSRLNAWNALLTVTHEHRRQGVGRTLLSLTARALREQSFTFLNAAGSARDVAYLRVLRQVGANIEPDWIAWETPC; this is encoded by the coding sequence ATGCTCCTCCGCTCGCCTGAACCAGCAGACGCCTACGCGGCCGCCCTGCTTCTCAACAGCACCCAGGAACCCCACTTCCACACCACGTCTGCCCGGCTGTGCACCACCTGGGACCGCCACCCCACCCGCACGCTTGTTGTCGGCGAGCCCGGCCAGCCGCGCGGTCTGCTCACGCTGTGGGCACCGGAGTTCCAACCCACCCACCTGTGGATCGGTCTTCACCTGCACCCCGACCACCGTGCCGACGACACCGCCCCCACGCTGATGCACGCCGCCCGCGACGCCGCACGCGCCCAGGGCCGCACCCACCTGTGGCTGAGCGTCCGCGAGGACTATCTGAGTACCGCCCCCGATCTGCCCACCCTGGGCCTGCGAGAGGTTCACCGCACCTTCGGCGGCGGATTGCACCTGCGGGGCTGGACGGACCCCACACCCGACCTCCGCCAGGAGCTGGAGGCGCGGGGCTACCATTTCACGCCCGCCCAGCCACATGCCGACGATCCCAGACTGCACGATCTGTACGCCCGCACCCGCGACCATAAGGTCACAGCGGCGCCGACCATCCCTGAAGCGTCACCCACCCTGACGGGCGAGGACGGCCTCTGGGACGCCGCGTACCTCGCATGGCGCGGCGAGGCCCTTGTCGGCCTCTCCCTGCCAGAACGCTCTCGACTGAACGCCTGGAACGCCCTCCTGACGGTCACCCATGAGCACCGCCGCCAAGGGGTGGGCCGCACACTGCTGTCCCTGACCGCCCGTGCACTTCGGGAACAGAGCTTCACCTTCCTGAACGCCGCTGGCAGTGCCCGTGACGTGGCGTATCTGCGCGTCCTGCGACAGGTCGGCGCGAACATCGAACCCGACTGGATCGCCTGGGAGACGCCATGCTGA
- a CDS encoding GNAT family N-acetyltransferase gives MLSPVPTLRPFRAADASAVAHLVTEGGRGHWTYTPEHFREAQPGTRPTRLVAEQGGVVVATARLAPFGEGVPDALRLDVAGDGASFTPLLLAQLAEAPGGFRRVLGVTREDFTEVMTFFHAAGFRNAWQSWGAHLDLTTFDPAPFEPLQERLFLAGYEPERLGPDAPDADWDALSDLHRTGLRDQLRNPTTTPDPLTRDGLRDVIRREEAAFVTRWRGQIVALTRLTPRGPEVDSVGTVTHPDHRARGVMTALKAHALTWAQGAGHTHAGTGGTVLNLPMLRVNTRLGYRVERMWITWEKEL, from the coding sequence ATGCTGAGCCCCGTACCCACCCTCCGCCCGTTCCGTGCCGCCGACGCTTCAGCGGTCGCCCACCTCGTGACCGAGGGCGGGCGCGGCCACTGGACGTACACCCCTGAGCACTTCCGGGAGGCGCAGCCCGGCACCCGCCCCACGCGCCTCGTCGCCGAGCAGGGCGGCGTGGTGGTCGCCACCGCGCGCCTCGCGCCGTTCGGCGAGGGCGTGCCGGACGCGCTGCGGCTGGACGTCGCCGGGGACGGGGCGTCGTTCACGCCGCTGCTGCTGGCGCAGCTGGCCGAGGCGCCGGGCGGGTTCCGGCGCGTGCTGGGCGTCACCCGCGAGGACTTCACCGAAGTGATGACCTTCTTCCATGCTGCGGGCTTCCGCAACGCGTGGCAGTCGTGGGGCGCGCACCTCGACCTGACCACCTTCGACCCCGCCCCCTTCGAGCCCCTGCAGGAACGGCTGTTTCTGGCCGGGTACGAACCCGAACGCCTCGGTCCGGACGCGCCGGATGCCGACTGGGACGCCCTCTCCGACCTGCACCGGACCGGCCTGCGCGACCAGCTACGCAACCCCACGACCACCCCCGATCCCCTCACACGTGATGGCCTGCGCGACGTGATCCGGCGGGAGGAGGCGGCGTTCGTCACGCGCTGGCGCGGGCAGATCGTGGCCCTGACCCGCCTCACCCCACGCGGGCCCGAGGTAGACAGCGTAGGCACCGTCACCCACCCGGATCACCGCGCGCGCGGCGTGATGACCGCCCTGAAAGCCCACGCGCTGACCTGGGCGCAGGGAGCGGGCCACACGCACGCCGGGACGGGCGGCACCGTCCTGAACCTCCCCATGCTGCGCGTGAACACCCGCCTGGGCTACCGTGTGGAACGCATGTGGATCACCTGGGAGAAGGAACTGTAA
- a CDS encoding YbfB/YjiJ family MFS transporter translates to MTRAEPSLRGALADMLRLSLGGAVALGFARFAYALLLPTMREDLGWSFTLSGAMNAANALGYLLGALIAAPLIRRAGLGRVFAGAMFLTALTLLACAATGLSAPLLSLRFLSGVGGALVFVSGGGLAALATRAHPERSPLLLGVFYGGAGIGMLLSAALLPPLLAHGWRGAWLALGLAALACIPLSAPALRRLPTHAASAPARSPAVSLRPLAWTLAAYTCFGIGYIAYMTFIVAFLKGAGAQAWITPFWALLGLSVVLHPFVWAPVTARLRGARAMTAQLLTLAAGAALPLLGTSPPALLLSGALFGGSFLAVVAFTTLITRRTLPEHAWARGIAAFTVLFAAGQAAGPLLTGLLADRAGGLRLGLGVSAGVLLLGAALALGQGRGRAT, encoded by the coding sequence GTGACCCGCGCCGAGCCCAGCCTGCGGGGGGCGCTTGCGGACATGCTGCGGCTGTCGCTGGGGGGCGCGGTCGCGCTGGGCTTCGCGCGCTTCGCGTACGCGCTGCTGCTGCCCACCATGCGTGAGGACCTGGGCTGGAGTTTCACGCTGTCCGGCGCGATGAACGCCGCGAACGCCCTGGGGTACCTGCTGGGCGCACTGATCGCCGCGCCGCTGATCCGCCGCGCCGGGTTGGGGCGCGTGTTCGCGGGCGCGATGTTCCTGACGGCATTGACCCTGCTGGCCTGTGCCGCGACCGGCCTGAGCGCGCCGCTGCTGAGCCTGCGCTTCCTCTCCGGAGTGGGGGGCGCGCTGGTGTTCGTCAGTGGCGGCGGGCTGGCGGCGCTCGCCACGCGCGCGCACCCGGAGCGCAGCCCACTGCTGCTGGGCGTGTTCTACGGCGGGGCCGGAATCGGGATGCTGCTGTCCGCCGCGCTGCTCCCGCCGCTGCTGGCACACGGGTGGCGCGGCGCGTGGCTGGCGCTGGGCCTCGCCGCGCTGGCGTGCATCCCGCTGAGCGCCCCTGCACTGCGCCGCCTGCCCACCCACGCGGCCAGTGCCCCCGCCCGCAGCCCTGCCGTGTCGCTGCGGCCGCTGGCGTGGACGCTCGCCGCGTACACCTGCTTCGGCATCGGGTACATCGCGTACATGACGTTCATCGTGGCGTTCCTGAAGGGCGCGGGCGCGCAGGCGTGGATCACGCCGTTCTGGGCGCTGCTGGGCCTCAGCGTCGTCCTGCACCCCTTCGTGTGGGCGCCCGTCACCGCCCGCCTGCGCGGCGCGCGCGCCATGACCGCGCAGCTGCTCACTCTGGCCGCCGGGGCCGCCCTGCCCCTGCTGGGGACCAGTCCCCCCGCGCTGCTGCTGTCCGGCGCGCTGTTCGGCGGGAGTTTCCTGGCGGTCGTGGCGTTCACCACCCTGATCACCCGCCGCACTCTGCCCGAGCACGCCTGGGCGCGCGGCATCGCGGCGTTCACGGTGCTGTTCGCTGCCGGGCAGGCCGCCGGGCCGCTCCTGACCGGCCTGCTCGCCGACCGCGCGGGCGGCCTGCGCCTGGGCCTGGGCGTCAGCGCGGGCGTACTGCTGCTGGGCGCGGCCCTCGCGTTGGGGCAGGGGAGGGGGCGGGCGACCTGA
- a CDS encoding ATP-dependent metallopeptidase FtsH/Yme1/Tma family protein, whose translation MRQRGAWGTVAGGVLALALLAALGVWGLSWWSGARAQAVPYPEFRSLLEAGQVARVVVRGETATVTLEQPVLTPGGPATRDARELRVRVPGEVITSDTHLRALIQQQRVDLRFEAPHQWPGILLNVLPVILLLSWVAALLGVLVWLGWWAMRRVKVANP comes from the coding sequence ATGAGACAACGTGGAGCGTGGGGGACCGTGGCGGGCGGCGTGCTGGCGCTGGCGCTGCTGGCGGCGCTGGGCGTGTGGGGCCTGTCGTGGTGGTCGGGCGCGCGGGCGCAGGCCGTGCCGTACCCGGAGTTCCGGTCTCTGCTGGAGGCTGGGCAGGTGGCGCGGGTGGTGGTGCGGGGTGAGACGGCGACCGTGACCCTGGAGCAGCCGGTCCTGACGCCGGGCGGCCCGGCGACGCGTGACGCGCGGGAGCTGCGGGTGCGCGTGCCGGGTGAGGTGATCACGTCGGACACCCACCTGAGGGCCCTCATTCAGCAGCAGCGCGTGGACCTGCGCTTCGAGGCCCCTCACCAGTGGCCGGGCATCCTGTTGAACGTCCTGCCGGTCATCCTGCTGCTGAGCTGGGTGGCGGCCCTGCTGGGTGTCCTCGTGTGGCTGGGGTGGTGGGCCATGCGGCGGGTAAAGGTTGCCAATCCCTAA
- the ftsH gene encoding ATP-dependent zinc metalloprotease FtsH → MKRLNPWLIVLFVLALFLMFSQAPLSGRSSVNYTQFKTLLEGGQVERVIVRESNANVTLKQPTSVEVNTAGGPQKRDIKDFTVRLPGSVATPDGNLIPLMQQQNVDLRFEQPSQWLGILLNFLPIILLFAMMYFFFMRAQGGQNGVMQFGQSKAKKYGKENRVPTKFTDVAGHEEAKRELVEVVDFLKNPGKYHQIGAEIPKGVLLVGPPGTGKTLLARAIAGEADVPFFSVSASEFMEMFVGVGASRVRTLFEDARKSAPAIMFIDEIDSIGRKRGAGIGGGHDEREQTLNQILSEMDGFDKSSSVIVLGATNRPDVLDPALLRPGRFDRQVTIDLPNLKEREAILKVHLRNKPMATGVDVPEIAKSTPYFSGADLKNVTNEAALEAARVGKTQIDMSDFYRALDKITLGLENGSLTISEQEKKAIAYHEAGHAVTAAVIPGSDKLQKVSIIPRGRALGAAFYLPEEQVLMSKERLENQLIVALGGRAAEEVFMGSVTSGAADDFRKATNIARKMVLEWGMGDNFKNMALTTDSGPVFLGEDMAKPKAFSEHTSQLVDEDVKRILTRAFERARELVTEYQQAMHEVADALLTQELITGDVVREAVSRVGGQAQPMPQTTA, encoded by the coding sequence TTGAAACGGCTCAATCCCTGGCTGATCGTCCTGTTCGTCCTGGCCCTGTTCCTGATGTTCTCGCAGGCTCCACTGAGCGGGCGTTCCAGCGTGAACTACACCCAATTCAAAACCCTGCTGGAAGGCGGGCAGGTCGAGCGCGTCATCGTCCGCGAGAGCAACGCGAACGTGACTCTCAAGCAGCCCACCTCCGTCGAGGTGAACACCGCCGGCGGCCCACAGAAGCGGGACATCAAGGACTTCACCGTGCGCCTGCCCGGCAGCGTCGCCACGCCCGACGGCAACCTGATCCCGCTGATGCAGCAGCAGAACGTCGACCTGCGCTTCGAGCAGCCCAGCCAGTGGCTCGGCATCCTGCTGAACTTCCTGCCCATCATCCTGCTGTTCGCCATGATGTACTTCTTCTTCATGCGCGCCCAGGGCGGCCAGAACGGCGTCATGCAGTTCGGGCAGAGCAAGGCCAAGAAGTACGGCAAGGAAAACCGCGTGCCCACCAAGTTCACCGACGTGGCCGGGCACGAGGAAGCCAAGCGGGAACTCGTGGAGGTCGTGGACTTCCTGAAGAACCCCGGCAAGTACCACCAGATCGGCGCGGAGATTCCCAAGGGCGTGCTCCTCGTGGGCCCTCCCGGCACCGGTAAGACCCTGCTGGCCCGCGCGATTGCCGGCGAGGCGGACGTGCCGTTCTTCAGCGTGAGCGCCTCGGAGTTCATGGAGATGTTCGTGGGTGTCGGCGCCAGCCGCGTCCGCACGCTGTTCGAGGACGCCCGCAAGAGCGCGCCCGCCATCATGTTCATCGACGAGATCGATTCCATCGGCCGCAAGCGTGGCGCGGGGATCGGCGGCGGTCACGACGAGCGCGAGCAGACCCTCAACCAGATCCTGTCGGAAATGGACGGCTTCGACAAGAGCAGCAGTGTCATCGTGCTGGGTGCCACCAACCGCCCCGACGTGCTCGACCCGGCCCTGCTGCGCCCCGGCCGCTTCGACCGTCAGGTGACCATTGACCTGCCGAACCTCAAGGAGCGCGAGGCGATCCTGAAGGTGCACCTGCGCAACAAGCCGATGGCGACCGGCGTGGACGTGCCCGAGATCGCCAAGAGCACGCCTTACTTCAGCGGCGCCGACCTGAAGAACGTCACGAACGAGGCGGCCCTGGAAGCGGCCCGCGTGGGCAAGACCCAGATCGACATGAGCGACTTCTACCGCGCCCTGGACAAGATCACCCTGGGCCTGGAGAACGGCAGCCTGACGATCAGCGAGCAGGAGAAGAAGGCCATCGCCTACCACGAGGCCGGGCACGCCGTCACCGCCGCCGTCATCCCCGGCAGCGACAAGCTCCAGAAGGTCAGCATCATCCCGCGCGGCCGCGCGCTGGGCGCCGCGTTCTACCTGCCCGAAGAGCAGGTGCTGATGAGCAAGGAACGCCTGGAGAACCAGCTGATCGTCGCGCTGGGTGGCCGCGCCGCCGAGGAAGTCTTCATGGGCAGCGTGACGTCGGGCGCCGCGGACGACTTCCGCAAGGCCACGAACATCGCCCGCAAGATGGTCCTCGAGTGGGGCATGGGCGACAACTTCAAGAACATGGCCCTCACCACCGATTCGGGCCCCGTGTTCCTGGGCGAGGACATGGCCAAGCCCAAGGCGTTCAGCGAGCACACCAGCCAGCTGGTCGACGAGGACGTCAAGCGCATCCTGACCCGCGCGTTCGAGCGCGCCCGTGAACTCGTCACCGAGTACCAGCAGGCCATGCACGAGGTCGCGGACGCCCTGCTGACGCAGGAACTCATCACCGGGGACGTCGTGCGCGAAGCGGTCAGCCGCGTGGGCGGACAGGCCCAGCCCATGCCGCAGACGACCGCCTGA
- a CDS encoding SHOCT-like domain-containing protein, with protein MKEKIRRILDLIRAGKLTLDDAAPLLAALSPKLALTEGDREFVSALLGRPELDAGQVAEHIMLLRGVRDAGFGFAPPPPPPPQPPRRPQVVIGGQRPRGLDGLVDRITGGIDSMVENITGQVERELHGPHPDMHHPHMPPGPRILRIKVESQHGDEYNANIPVSLAPHLDRLIPPHGRSALESAGFTLDALRLLIEASPYPGPLIDAQDQHGNEVHISLQ; from the coding sequence ATGAAAGAGAAGATCCGCCGCATCCTCGACCTGATCCGCGCCGGGAAACTCACCCTGGACGACGCCGCGCCGCTTCTGGCCGCCCTGAGCCCCAAACTCGCCCTGACCGAGGGGGACCGCGAATTCGTCTCCGCGCTGCTGGGCCGCCCCGAACTCGACGCGGGTCAGGTCGCCGAGCACATCATGCTGCTGCGCGGCGTCCGGGACGCCGGATTCGGCTTCGCCCCACCCCCGCCCCCGCCCCCACAGCCGCCCCGCCGCCCCCAGGTCGTCATCGGCGGCCAGCGCCCCCGCGGCCTCGACGGCCTCGTGGACCGCATCACCGGAGGAATTGACAGCATGGTCGAGAACATCACCGGTCAGGTCGAACGCGAACTGCACGGCCCGCACCCCGACATGCACCACCCCCACATGCCCCCCGGCCCCCGCATCCTGCGGATCAAGGTGGAAAGCCAGCACGGCGACGAGTACAACGCGAACATCCCCGTCAGCCTCGCCCCGCACCTCGACCGCCTGATCCCCCCCCACGGACGCTCGGCCCTGGAGAGCGCCGGATTCACCCTGGACGCCCTGCGCCTGCTGATCGAGGCCAGCCCCTACCCGGGCCCGCTGATCGACGCGCAGGACCAGCACGGCAACGAAGTCCACATCAGCCTCCAGTGA
- a CDS encoding RNB domain-containing ribonuclease yields the protein MTLPDLTPAQRTELELLARGKQDKSRTMRDLNQPETPEAAHALLLRAGLWTDARTPYADRLGAALTPVALDVPAFAPEGRLDLTHLETFAIDDEGNRDPDDAVGIEALPGGLTRLWVHVADVAALAPADSPLDLEARARGATLYLPDRTIGMLPDALVEQAGLGLHDTSPALSISLDLDEDGNAEAVDVQLTTVRVQRLTYTQAQERLDAGEEPFATLARLAAASRELRVQEGALSIDLPEVRVKADEAGATVTPLPKPEMRVVVQECMTLAGWAAAIYADDHAIALPFATQDPPHREVRGDTLPAQWARRRTLARTRFQPAPGPHAGMGLDLYTQATSPMRRYLDLVVHQQLRAHLAGQDGLSGKEVAARVAQAQMNADATRQAERLSRKHHTLRFIAAQPEREWEAVVVDRRGPQATLLIPDLAFDLPLSTPAAPGTALRVRLGDVNLPNLTLRARVVTD from the coding sequence ATGACCCTGCCCGACCTCACGCCCGCGCAGCGCACCGAGCTGGAACTGCTCGCCCGTGGCAAACAGGACAAGAGCCGCACCATGCGCGACCTGAACCAGCCCGAGACGCCCGAGGCCGCGCACGCGCTGCTGCTGCGCGCCGGCCTGTGGACCGACGCCCGCACGCCCTACGCCGACCGCCTGGGGGCCGCCCTGACGCCCGTGGCGCTGGACGTGCCGGCCTTCGCACCGGAAGGGCGGCTGGACCTGACGCACCTGGAGACCTTCGCCATCGACGACGAGGGCAACCGCGACCCGGACGACGCCGTGGGCATCGAGGCGCTGCCCGGCGGCCTGACGCGCCTGTGGGTGCACGTGGCCGACGTGGCGGCGCTGGCGCCCGCCGACAGCCCGCTGGATCTGGAGGCCCGCGCGCGCGGCGCGACCCTGTACCTGCCCGACCGCACCATCGGCATGCTGCCCGACGCGCTGGTCGAGCAGGCGGGCCTGGGCCTGCACGACACCAGCCCGGCGCTGAGCATCAGCCTGGACCTGGACGAGGACGGCAACGCCGAGGCCGTGGACGTGCAGCTGACCACCGTGCGCGTGCAGCGCCTGACGTACACCCAGGCGCAGGAACGGCTGGACGCGGGCGAGGAGCCGTTCGCGACGCTGGCGCGCCTGGCCGCCGCGAGCCGCGAGCTGCGCGTGCAGGAGGGCGCCCTGAGTATTGACCTGCCCGAGGTCCGCGTGAAGGCGGACGAGGCGGGCGCGACCGTCACGCCGCTACCCAAGCCGGAAATGCGGGTGGTGGTGCAGGAGTGCATGACGCTGGCCGGGTGGGCCGCCGCGATCTACGCGGACGACCACGCGATCGCCCTGCCGTTCGCCACGCAGGATCCGCCCCACCGCGAGGTGCGCGGCGACACCCTGCCCGCGCAGTGGGCGCGGCGGCGCACGCTGGCCCGCACCCGCTTCCAGCCCGCGCCGGGGCCGCACGCGGGCATGGGCCTGGACCTGTACACCCAGGCGACCAGCCCGATGCGCCGCTACCTGGATCTGGTCGTGCACCAGCAGCTGCGCGCGCATCTGGCCGGACAGGACGGGCTGAGCGGCAAGGAGGTCGCGGCGCGCGTGGCGCAGGCGCAGATGAACGCCGACGCCACCCGGCAGGCCGAGCGCCTGAGCCGTAAGCATCACACCCTGCGCTTCATCGCCGCGCAGCCGGAGCGCGAGTGGGAGGCGGTCGTGGTGGACCGCCGGGGGCCGCAGGCGACCCTGCTGATCCCGGATCTGGCCTTCGACCTGCCACTGAGCACGCCCGCCGCGCCCGGCACGGCGCTGCGCGTGCGGCTGGGCGACGTGAACCTGCCGAACCTGACCCTGCGCGCGCGGGTGGTCACGGACTGA